The Hyphomonas sediminis genome contains a region encoding:
- the rplK gene encoding 50S ribosomal protein L11 → MAKKLLGQIKLQIPAGKANPSPPVGPALGQRGINIMEFCKAFNARTQGMEEGLPIPVVIQYYQDKSFTFVTKTPPATVLLKKAAGLKLGKKPASGAKKPGYDTVGKVTMEQVREIAKVKMDDLNANDLDAATKIIVGSARAMGLQVVE, encoded by the coding sequence ATGGCTAAGAAACTACTGGGGCAGATCAAGCTCCAGATCCCGGCCGGCAAGGCCAACCCGTCGCCGCCAGTGGGCCCCGCCCTCGGTCAGCGCGGTATCAACATCATGGAATTCTGTAAGGCGTTCAATGCTCGTACCCAGGGCATGGAAGAAGGTCTGCCGATTCCGGTCGTGATCCAGTATTATCAGGACAAGTCGTTCACCTTCGTCACGAAGACGCCGCCTGCCACCGTTCTGCTGAAGAAGGCCGCTGGCCTGAAGCTCGGCAAGAAACCGGCATCGGGCGCGAAAAAGCCGGGTTATGATACCGTCGGCAAAGTGACGATGGAGCAGGTCCGCGAGATCGCGAAGGTCAAAATGGATGACCTGAACGCCAATGATCTCGACGCCGCCACGAAAATCATCGTCGGCTCCGCCCGCGCGATGGGCCTTCAGGTTGTGGAGTAA
- a CDS encoding peptide ABC transporter substrate-binding protein, with translation MKMKTLLAGAASAIMALTLAACGGGGNSAGDVPTLRRGISAKVDTLDPHKSSAAWENIVIGDMMIGLTTDDADGKPVPGMADSWEVDDTGTVWTFKLGDYYWSDGAPVTADDFVYAFRRIQDPTVASQYASMLWLVKNSEKVNSGELPPEEMGVRAIDEKTFEITLEYPAPYLPGLLSHYTTFPVPRQAVEAYGDAWIQPQNIVVNGPYKLVYWRTGDQLVAEKNPTGFGATEACFDRVVYFEIENEAAYENKIAAGELDVNNVFSGPRQAEVEAKFPGWVRTSPGLLTTYWSFNQQRAPFNDVRVRKALSMALDREFMVRNVMTPGFQAAYTFVPPAMSNYDVPRPHVSWEDTPREERLVEARRLLEEAGYGPGNPLKFEFTHRSTGDNPKVAPVAQQNWAEIADWVQPVIVRQDTKVLYARLRQNDFQVSDGAWLADFDDPINFLYLLQSTTGQQNYGRYANADYDRLLAESNQELDLTKRAELFAQAESIMLEEYPITPMWVQVTQNLVDPTLTGWADNAKDIHRSRFLCRDGMTAQ, from the coding sequence ATGAAAATGAAAACCCTGCTGGCCGGCGCGGCCAGTGCGATCATGGCGCTGACGCTGGCTGCCTGTGGCGGCGGCGGCAACTCAGCGGGCGATGTGCCCACGCTGCGCCGGGGCATTTCCGCCAAGGTCGATACGCTGGACCCGCATAAATCGTCGGCGGCCTGGGAAAACATTGTCATCGGCGACATGATGATCGGCCTGACCACCGACGACGCTGACGGCAAGCCGGTTCCCGGCATGGCCGATAGCTGGGAAGTCGATGACACCGGCACCGTCTGGACCTTCAAACTCGGCGATTATTACTGGTCGGACGGCGCTCCCGTTACCGCAGATGACTTTGTCTACGCGTTCCGCCGCATCCAGGACCCGACCGTCGCCTCTCAATATGCCTCGATGCTGTGGTTGGTGAAGAATTCGGAGAAAGTGAACTCCGGCGAGCTGCCGCCTGAAGAAATGGGCGTACGCGCCATTGATGAGAAGACCTTCGAGATCACGCTGGAATATCCGGCGCCGTATCTCCCCGGTCTGCTCAGCCACTACACCACATTCCCTGTGCCGCGCCAGGCGGTCGAAGCCTATGGCGACGCCTGGATCCAGCCGCAGAACATTGTGGTCAACGGCCCCTACAAGCTTGTTTACTGGCGCACCGGCGACCAGCTGGTGGCGGAGAAGAATCCGACCGGCTTTGGCGCCACCGAGGCCTGCTTCGACCGCGTTGTCTATTTCGAGATTGAGAACGAAGCGGCTTACGAGAACAAGATCGCGGCCGGTGAACTCGATGTGAACAACGTCTTCTCAGGCCCGCGTCAGGCCGAGGTGGAAGCAAAGTTCCCCGGCTGGGTCCGCACATCGCCGGGTCTGCTGACCACCTACTGGTCCTTCAACCAGCAACGCGCACCTTTTAATGACGTGCGTGTCCGCAAGGCGTTGTCCATGGCGCTAGACCGTGAGTTCATGGTCCGCAATGTGATGACGCCGGGGTTCCAGGCCGCCTATACGTTCGTGCCGCCGGCGATGAGCAACTATGATGTGCCGCGCCCGCATGTTTCCTGGGAAGATACCCCGCGGGAGGAGCGCCTTGTGGAAGCGCGCCGCCTCCTGGAAGAGGCCGGTTATGGCCCGGGCAACCCGCTGAAATTCGAGTTCACCCACCGCTCGACCGGGGACAACCCGAAAGTCGCCCCGGTGGCGCAGCAGAACTGGGCCGAGATTGCCGACTGGGTACAGCCCGTCATCGTGCGCCAGGATACGAAGGTGCTCTACGCTCGCCTGCGCCAGAATGACTTCCAGGTCTCCGACGGCGCCTGGCTGGCGGACTTCGATGACCCGATCAACTTCCTCTATCTGCTCCAGTCGACGACCGGTCAGCAGAATTATGGCCGTTATGCCAATGCCGACTATGACCGCCTGCTGGCCGAGTCGAACCAGGAGCTGGACCTGACGAAGCGCGCAGAGCTGTTCGCGCAGGCTGAAAGCATCATGCTGGAAGAGTATCCGATCACACCGATGTGGGTGCAGGTCACACAGAACCTTGTCGACCCGACCCTGACGGGCTGGGCTGACAACGCAAAGGATATCCATCGCTCCCGCTTCCTCTGCCGCGATGGCATGACGGCGCAGTAG
- the rplA gene encoding 50S ribosomal protein L1, whose amino-acid sequence MATKGKRARAIEQAVDTTKTYTIAEAVKLVKTNAKAKFDESIEIAMNLGVDPKYADQQVRSVVNLPAGTGKTIRVAVFAKDKKAEEALAAGADVVGADDLFEKVSGGFMDFDRVIATPDMMGLVGRLGKVLGPRGLMPNPKVGTVTPNVAQAVKDAKGGAVEFKVEKAGIVHAGVGKASFSEADIEKNVQAFISAVVKARPSGAKGTFVRKVTLSSTMGAGVTIDLAEAKG is encoded by the coding sequence ATGGCGACTAAAGGAAAACGCGCTCGCGCAATCGAACAGGCCGTCGACACGACGAAGACCTACACGATCGCCGAAGCAGTGAAGCTCGTAAAAACCAACGCCAAAGCGAAGTTCGACGAGTCGATCGAAATCGCCATGAACCTCGGCGTTGACCCGAAATATGCTGACCAGCAAGTCCGCTCGGTCGTCAACCTGCCGGCTGGCACGGGCAAGACGATCCGCGTTGCTGTGTTCGCAAAGGACAAGAAGGCTGAAGAAGCCCTGGCGGCTGGCGCAGACGTCGTCGGCGCTGACGACCTGTTCGAAAAGGTCAGCGGTGGCTTCATGGACTTCGATCGCGTCATCGCGACCCCGGACATGATGGGTCTCGTCGGCCGTCTCGGTAAGGTGCTTGGCCCGCGCGGCCTGATGCCGAACCCGAAGGTTGGCACCGTGACCCCGAACGTTGCTCAAGCCGTCAAGGACGCCAAGGGCGGCGCGGTTGAGTTCAAGGTCGAGAAGGCCGGTATTGTTCACGCCGGCGTTGGCAAAGCCAGCTTCTCCGAAGCCGACATCGAGAAGAACGTTCAGGCGTTCATCTCTGCTGTCGTCAAGGCTCGTCCGTCGGGCGCAAAAGGCACGTTCGTGCGTAAGGTCACTCTGTCTTCGACGATGGGCGCCGGCGTCACGATCGACCTGGCCGAAGCCAAAGGCTGA
- a CDS encoding MBL fold metallo-hydrolase, giving the protein MAIPFVREIKFEYGQVDQVSPLIRRVIANNPGPFTYTGTGVYIIGRGEVAVIDPGPDLAEHFDALKAALAGETITHVLVTHGHSDHAPLARPLAEWAGCKTYAMHGGVETAADEGGEGGASFVPDVELKDGDVFSGHGWTLETIETPGHTSNHICFALREENACFTGDHIMGWSTTVVSPPDGDMGAYMESLEKIRARSFDTLWPTHGSPVQGRAFVETFISEYAAHRRAREAAILGQMKAGQTSIPDIVSVLYADVDKRLHPAAAMSVLGHMIDLVRRGAVGTADAEPTPRSSFTLV; this is encoded by the coding sequence ATGGCCATTCCGTTTGTCCGGGAAATCAAGTTCGAATACGGACAGGTGGACCAGGTGTCGCCGTTGATCCGGCGTGTGATTGCCAACAATCCCGGCCCGTTCACTTACACCGGCACAGGTGTCTATATCATCGGGCGTGGTGAAGTCGCGGTGATTGATCCGGGGCCGGATCTTGCCGAACACTTTGACGCGCTCAAGGCGGCGCTTGCGGGTGAGACCATCACGCATGTGCTGGTCACGCACGGCCATTCCGATCATGCGCCGCTGGCGCGCCCACTGGCCGAATGGGCTGGCTGCAAGACCTATGCAATGCATGGCGGCGTTGAAACCGCTGCCGATGAGGGCGGCGAAGGCGGCGCGAGTTTCGTGCCGGATGTGGAGCTGAAAGACGGAGACGTTTTCTCCGGCCACGGCTGGACGCTTGAAACGATCGAAACGCCCGGCCACACGTCAAACCATATCTGCTTTGCCTTGCGCGAAGAGAATGCCTGTTTCACAGGCGATCACATCATGGGCTGGTCCACCACTGTGGTCTCGCCGCCAGATGGCGACATGGGCGCCTATATGGAAAGTCTCGAAAAGATCCGTGCCCGGTCGTTCGATACGCTGTGGCCCACGCATGGCAGCCCGGTGCAGGGCAGGGCGTTCGTGGAGACTTTCATCAGCGAATATGCCGCCCACCGGCGCGCCCGTGAAGCGGCGATCCTTGGCCAGATGAAAGCCGGGCAGACGAGCATTCCTGATATCGTGTCGGTGCTTTACGCTGATGTCGACAAGCGCCTGCATCCGGCCGCCGCGATGAGTGTGCTCGGCCATATGATTGATCTGGTGAGGCGCGGCGCGGTCGGCACTGCCGATGCAGAGCCGACGCCACGATCGAGCTTCACGCTCGTCTGA
- a CDS encoding M48 family metallopeptidase — protein sequence MVERIDFDGEILAGAPRIRMSRRAIITGIAAGTVLPFVSGCTTNPETGRSQFLLMGDAEVASMATAAWSDMKTQVPQTSNTALKNRVLNVWNRTAKGARKDHEQWDVAVFDTDDVNAFVMPGNRVGVYRGITELTENDDQLSSVLGHEAGHVAGRHAAERMSVTMAAQAGLMVGQIAVASSEELSKYGSAIGALGGAAVQFGVILPYSRNHELEADRLGVDYMHNAGYDVKQSIRLWELMDSQSKGQRPPEFMSTHPDPARRAQELRNYINARGYALV from the coding sequence ATGGTCGAGCGGATTGATTTTGACGGTGAAATTCTTGCGGGCGCCCCGCGCATCCGCATGTCACGCCGGGCCATCATCACGGGCATTGCGGCCGGCACGGTCCTGCCTTTCGTCTCGGGCTGCACCACCAACCCGGAAACCGGGCGCAGCCAGTTCCTGCTGATGGGCGACGCGGAAGTCGCCAGCATGGCGACGGCGGCCTGGTCCGACATGAAAACCCAGGTGCCGCAGACCTCCAACACCGCCCTCAAAAACCGCGTTCTCAACGTGTGGAACCGGACTGCGAAGGGCGCGAGGAAAGATCATGAGCAGTGGGATGTCGCAGTGTTCGACACCGACGACGTCAACGCCTTCGTCATGCCGGGCAACCGGGTAGGCGTTTACCGCGGTATCACCGAGCTGACCGAGAATGACGACCAGTTGTCTTCCGTGCTGGGCCATGAGGCTGGCCACGTAGCTGGCCGCCACGCCGCAGAGCGCATGTCCGTAACGATGGCAGCGCAGGCTGGCCTGATGGTTGGCCAGATCGCGGTGGCCTCCTCCGAAGAGCTCAGCAAGTATGGCTCCGCCATCGGCGCGCTGGGCGGCGCCGCCGTCCAGTTCGGTGTGATCCTGCCTTACAGCCGCAATCACGAGCTTGAGGCCGACCGTCTCGGCGTCGATTATATGCACAATGCCGGCTATGACGTGAAACAGTCGATCCGCCTGTGGGAGCTGATGGACTCCCAGTCCAAGGGCCAGCGCCCGCCGGAATTCATGTCGACCCACCCCGATCCAGCCCGCCGCGCGCAGGAGCTGCGCAACTACATCAACGCGCGGGGCTATGCGCTGGTGTAG
- a CDS encoding TonB-dependent receptor domain-containing protein, whose translation MSEVNLKTRLLMSSMIAGAMFVASAVPAIAQEDDAAVTTTDTAPAEAEARQQMITVTGSRIMQPNLTTTSPVSSVSSEDFKLQGATRVEDLVVQLPQAFAAQNSTVSNGASGTATVSLRNLGSTRTLVLIDGKRMPYGSPNDPAADLNLIPSQLVERVDVLTGGASAVYGSDAISGVVNFIMKKDFEGVQVDAQYGFFNHENDYDTNGNLISSLEQFSQTNPSQFQVPEDNVSLGWSKEITGVIGASTEDGRGHFTGYVGYRNNDAVLQKFYDYSACSIGGISAGNFTCGGSGTSYPGRFTDFASFNYTIDQATGDFRPYAATDNYNFGPTNFFQRPDERYSAGFFSEYEINPYVNAYANFMFMDYKSNAQIAPSGNFFSTFGIGCDNPLLSATQRSQLCEVDLVPDIDDPDDVAEFLALNPNGGQDYINATLGVQNALTGGAPTLNEDGTVSMTPFNGVSPAYIGRRNVEGGGRQDHLGYQTYRAVIGFNGPLYNTPGFSYDVSAQFSRVKLARSYRNEFSTVRLNRALDVITGDGSGKLAAGEIGCRSFDDGTDANCVPWNIFEIGGVNDAALNYLQVPLLQNGSTEQAVVTASITGDLGQYGWKLPTASTGLQVAGGIEYRRDAIDQTVDVSFATGDGAGQGGPTLPLSGSIDSYDLFGEFQLPLVEGRPGIELLAIDGAYRYSDYSTGISSNSWKVGGEYAPTSDLRLRASFQNAVRAPNVIDLFQSQGFNLFDLDDDPCDFTDPADDGTAGAACLGTNPWQVNSIQANNGSLTSPAGQYNFLQGGDPALEPEEAETLTLGFVATPSFIPGLNLSVDYYDIDITQAISQVGASVTLQLCYVYDDQDACQLIQRNANGQLWVGEGNVVDLNKNIGGISTSGFDIAGAYTFGIGSFGGLNLSYNGTILDSFTVDPAGNAAFEYDCVGKYGNDCGTPTPEYRHRARLAWATPYDGLGLNLTWRHIGEVDLDTGATGRPDSTLDAVNYFDVSGTWAVKDWAAFRFGVNNVLDQDPPLSASVGTTGNGNTYPQTYDALGRYVFVGLTLDF comes from the coding sequence ATGAGTGAAGTTAACCTCAAGACACGTCTTCTGATGTCGTCGATGATTGCTGGTGCAATGTTTGTTGCATCTGCGGTCCCCGCCATCGCACAAGAAGATGACGCGGCTGTGACAACGACTGATACGGCACCGGCAGAGGCCGAAGCTCGTCAGCAGATGATCACGGTCACCGGCTCGCGCATCATGCAGCCGAACCTGACCACCACCAGCCCGGTTTCGTCGGTCTCGTCCGAAGACTTCAAGCTGCAGGGTGCAACACGCGTTGAAGACCTGGTCGTCCAGCTGCCGCAGGCGTTCGCCGCTCAGAACTCGACCGTTTCGAACGGCGCTTCGGGCACCGCAACGGTCTCGCTGCGTAACCTCGGCTCGACCCGTACGCTGGTCCTGATCGACGGCAAGCGTATGCCCTACGGCTCGCCGAACGATCCGGCTGCCGACCTCAACCTGATCCCGAGCCAGCTCGTCGAGCGCGTTGACGTGCTGACCGGCGGCGCTTCGGCTGTCTACGGTTCGGACGCTATCTCCGGCGTTGTCAACTTCATCATGAAGAAAGACTTCGAAGGCGTTCAGGTCGACGCTCAGTATGGCTTCTTCAACCATGAGAACGATTACGACACCAACGGCAACCTGATCAGCAGCCTCGAGCAGTTCTCGCAAACCAACCCGTCTCAGTTCCAGGTTCCGGAAGACAACGTGTCGCTCGGCTGGTCCAAAGAGATCACCGGTGTCATCGGTGCCTCCACCGAAGATGGACGTGGCCATTTCACGGGCTATGTTGGCTACCGTAACAACGACGCCGTGCTACAGAAGTTCTACGACTATTCGGCATGTTCGATCGGCGGCATTTCTGCTGGCAACTTCACCTGCGGCGGTTCGGGCACTTCCTACCCGGGTCGTTTCACCGACTTTGCAAGCTTCAACTACACGATTGATCAGGCGACCGGTGATTTCCGCCCCTATGCGGCAACGGATAACTACAACTTCGGGCCGACCAACTTCTTCCAGCGTCCGGATGAACGTTACTCTGCAGGCTTCTTCTCCGAGTACGAGATCAACCCCTATGTGAACGCCTACGCGAACTTCATGTTCATGGACTACAAGTCCAACGCGCAGATCGCTCCGTCGGGCAACTTCTTCTCGACCTTCGGTATCGGCTGTGACAACCCGCTGCTCAGCGCGACCCAGCGTTCGCAACTCTGCGAAGTCGACCTGGTGCCGGATATCGACGATCCGGATGATGTCGCTGAATTCCTTGCCCTCAATCCGAATGGCGGCCAGGACTACATCAACGCAACCCTCGGTGTTCAGAACGCTCTGACGGGCGGCGCTCCGACCCTCAACGAAGATGGCACCGTGTCGATGACGCCGTTCAACGGCGTCTCGCCGGCCTATATCGGCCGCCGGAACGTTGAAGGTGGCGGTCGTCAGGACCATCTCGGCTACCAAACCTACCGCGCTGTGATCGGCTTCAATGGCCCGCTCTATAACACTCCGGGTTTCTCCTACGACGTGTCGGCTCAGTTCTCGCGCGTGAAACTGGCTCGCTCTTACCGGAACGAGTTCTCGACCGTTCGCCTGAACCGCGCACTCGACGTGATCACCGGCGACGGATCGGGCAAGTTGGCTGCTGGCGAAATCGGTTGCCGTAGCTTCGACGACGGCACGGACGCGAACTGCGTGCCGTGGAACATCTTCGAGATCGGTGGCGTTAACGATGCCGCTCTGAACTATCTGCAGGTTCCGCTTCTCCAGAACGGCTCGACCGAGCAAGCAGTGGTGACCGCGTCGATCACGGGTGACCTCGGCCAGTATGGCTGGAAACTGCCGACGGCTTCGACCGGTCTGCAGGTTGCAGGTGGTATCGAGTATCGCCGTGACGCGATCGACCAGACGGTTGACGTCAGCTTCGCAACCGGCGATGGCGCTGGTCAGGGTGGCCCGACGCTGCCGCTGTCCGGCTCGATCGACAGCTACGACCTGTTCGGCGAATTCCAGCTTCCGCTGGTTGAAGGCCGTCCGGGCATCGAACTGCTCGCAATAGACGGTGCATATCGCTACTCCGACTACTCGACGGGCATCAGCTCGAACAGCTGGAAGGTTGGCGGTGAATATGCTCCGACCTCGGATCTGCGTCTGCGCGCAAGCTTCCAGAACGCTGTCCGCGCTCCGAACGTCATCGACCTCTTCCAGTCGCAGGGCTTCAACCTGTTCGACCTGGATGATGATCCGTGTGACTTCACCGATCCGGCAGACGATGGCACGGCAGGCGCAGCTTGCCTTGGTACGAACCCCTGGCAGGTGAATTCCATCCAGGCCAACAATGGCTCGCTCACTTCGCCGGCCGGCCAGTACAACTTCCTGCAGGGCGGCGATCCGGCCCTCGAGCCGGAAGAAGCCGAGACGCTCACGCTTGGCTTCGTCGCCACGCCGAGCTTCATCCCTGGTCTGAACCTCTCTGTTGACTATTATGACATTGATATCACTCAGGCGATTTCGCAGGTTGGTGCCAGCGTCACTCTGCAGCTCTGCTATGTGTATGACGATCAAGACGCCTGCCAGCTGATCCAGCGTAATGCAAACGGTCAGCTTTGGGTTGGTGAGGGCAATGTTGTTGACCTCAACAAGAACATCGGTGGTATCTCGACCTCCGGCTTCGATATCGCAGGTGCATACACCTTCGGCATCGGTTCCTTCGGTGGTCTGAACCTGTCCTACAACGGCACCATCCTCGACAGCTTCACGGTTGACCCGGCTGGCAACGCTGCGTTCGAATACGACTGCGTTGGCAAATACGGTAACGATTGCGGTACGCCGACCCCGGAATACCGTCACCGTGCCCGCCTTGCCTGGGCAACGCCGTATGATGGCCTCGGTCTGAACCTGACCTGGCGCCACATTGGTGAAGTCGACCTCGACACCGGCGCAACTGGTCGTCCGGACTCGACCCTCGATGCCGTCAACTATTTCGACGTGTCGGGCACTTGGGCTGTCAAAGACTGGGCCGCGTTCCGCTTCGGTGTGAACAACGTTCTGGACCAAGATCCGCCGCTCTCGGCTTCGGTCGGCACCACGGGTAACGGCAACACCTACCCGCAGACCTACGACGCTCTTGGCCGCTACGTCTTCGTCGGCCTGACGCTCGACTTCTAA
- a CDS encoding TrmH family RNA methyltransferase, whose protein sequence is MKQPLELITSPANPLVKALKSLERKKERAETGLFLAEGARIVSEGLAQGWQPETVIIAADMADRPQIADLARQAAKAGARVVAAPERLMTKITQKDNAQSVVAAFRQRHLKLDALPKPKGAPLYIALFEVRDPGNLGTILRTADCAGLSGVILVGTCCDPYSFEAVRASMGSLFDVPFAQADFDSFNTWRKAQKLSLTAASVNGTVRHDGADYQDGAIIIMGNEQAGLPQWAEAACDTLCLIPMRGGADSLNLAQASAIMIYEAWRQRGYA, encoded by the coding sequence ATGAAACAGCCCCTCGAACTGATTACCAGCCCCGCGAACCCTCTGGTCAAGGCCCTGAAAAGCCTGGAACGAAAGAAAGAACGGGCCGAAACAGGCCTGTTCCTGGCCGAAGGCGCCCGGATCGTCAGCGAGGGCCTGGCACAAGGCTGGCAGCCCGAGACCGTCATTATTGCGGCGGATATGGCAGATCGGCCACAGATTGCAGACCTGGCCCGGCAGGCCGCCAAGGCCGGCGCCCGCGTTGTGGCCGCGCCTGAGCGGCTGATGACCAAGATCACCCAGAAGGATAACGCCCAGAGCGTGGTGGCCGCTTTCCGCCAGCGCCACCTGAAACTGGACGCCCTGCCCAAGCCCAAGGGCGCCCCGCTCTATATCGCGCTGTTTGAAGTGCGCGACCCCGGCAATCTCGGCACCATCCTGCGCACCGCAGACTGCGCCGGGCTGAGCGGCGTCATCCTCGTGGGCACCTGCTGCGACCCCTACAGTTTCGAGGCCGTGCGCGCGTCCATGGGATCGCTGTTCGACGTTCCCTTTGCGCAGGCTGATTTCGACAGCTTCAACACCTGGCGCAAGGCGCAGAAGCTGAGCCTGACGGCCGCCTCCGTAAACGGAACGGTGCGCCATGACGGGGCCGACTATCAGGACGGCGCCATCATCATCATGGGCAATGAGCAGGCCGGCTTGCCGCAATGGGCCGAGGCGGCCTGCGATACGCTGTGCCTCATCCCCATGCGCGGAGGCGCCGACAGCCTGAACCTCGCCCAGGCGAGCGCCATCATGATCTATGAAGCCTGGCGCCAGCGGGGCTATGCATGA
- a CDS encoding class I SAM-dependent methyltransferase: protein MSMKTETRLLIADDWEDYALLDSGHLQKLERFGSQTVIRPDPQAFWEPARPVQSWKADARFVTKAQDEDGAGNWEILSPRASEAWQMRWNGLTFTARRTAFRHMGVFQEHSVHWRFAQEQIRAAKRPLKVLNLFGYTGMMSLACAAAGAEVVHLDASPKSNGYGKDNQSLSGLDGRTIRWIADDAMKFVAREIRRGSRYDGIVLDPPKFGRGPKNETWRFEESLPELLDGVRDLLSDEPQFVIATAYAVRLSYLAVAQALGDRLKPYGGIMEMGEMALPQQGSDRLLPTALYARWRAG from the coding sequence ATGAGCATGAAAACCGAAACCCGCCTTCTGATTGCCGACGACTGGGAAGACTATGCCCTGCTCGACAGCGGCCACCTGCAGAAGCTGGAACGCTTTGGCAGCCAGACCGTGATCCGGCCTGATCCGCAGGCTTTCTGGGAACCCGCCCGGCCCGTGCAGAGCTGGAAAGCGGATGCACGCTTCGTGACCAAGGCGCAGGATGAAGACGGCGCAGGCAACTGGGAAATCCTCTCCCCCCGCGCCAGCGAAGCCTGGCAAATGCGCTGGAACGGCCTGACATTTACCGCCCGGCGCACCGCCTTCCGGCATATGGGCGTGTTCCAGGAACATTCCGTACACTGGCGGTTTGCGCAGGAACAGATCCGCGCCGCGAAACGCCCACTGAAAGTGCTGAACCTGTTTGGCTATACCGGCATGATGTCGCTGGCCTGCGCCGCCGCGGGCGCTGAAGTCGTCCATCTCGATGCCAGCCCGAAATCGAACGGATATGGCAAGGACAACCAGTCCCTCTCCGGCCTCGACGGCCGCACCATCCGCTGGATTGCCGATGACGCGATGAAATTCGTTGCGCGCGAGATCCGCCGCGGCAGCCGCTATGACGGCATCGTGCTGGACCCGCCGAAATTCGGCCGTGGCCCGAAGAACGAAACCTGGCGGTTTGAAGAAAGCCTGCCCGAACTGCTCGACGGCGTGCGCGACCTGCTGAGCGATGAGCCGCAATTCGTGATCGCCACCGCCTATGCCGTGCGCCTCTCCTACCTGGCCGTGGCGCAGGCCCTCGGCGACCGGCTGAAGCCCTATGGCGGCATCATGGAAATGGGCGAAATGGCCCTGCCCCAGCAAGGCAGCGACCGCCTGCTACCCACCGCACTCTATGCGCGCTGGCGCGCGGGCTAA